ACACTGCCCTTGGCAAAATCGGCAGTAAATTGGTTAATGTTATGAAGGCCACGAATTAAACGCATTGCAACGGCTTGGTTTCTCTGAACAAAAATAAACCGCGATTATAACGGATTAGGCGCAGACTGTAACCCTTGTTAAGTTCATCCCAATTCATCAGCATTCAGAGAACTTTCTTCTCGGTTTTTTAGTTGGCGTAAAAAAGCCTTTGGCCGAAAGCCTACGGCAACCATCGCAGCCAAATAAGCCAAGATCGCCAGCAAAATAATGCCTAACAACCAGCTAACACGCTGCCAGGCGCTAAAGTCTAACCAGGCCTGGTGTTCGGGGTTAATCAGCAAAATCACTAAAACCATCACCAGCAAGCCCAAGGTCACTTGTAGTAAAAACCAGCGCCAAGGAGTTTGAAGACAAAACACCCCCTGCTTGAGCAAAAAATAATAGAGGAGCCCGGCATTAAGCATCGCCGAAATAGAGGTCGCCAAAGCTAACCCCACATGCGCAAGCGGGCCGATCAACAGCAAATTTAAAATAATGTTACTCACCAAGGCGACCACCGCAATTTTGACCGGCGTTTTCATATCCTTGCGCGCATAAAAAGCCGGTGCCAACACCTTCACCAAAATAAAACCTAACAGACCCAGTGAGTAGGCCATCAAGCTATGACTCGACATCAACACATCAAAAGCGGTAAATTCACCATAAAAAAACAAGGTGACTAACAAGGGCTGTGCCAATAAAAATAGCCCAAGCGTTGCAGGAATCGCAATGAGTACGACCAGTTTTAAGGCAAAATCTAAATCCCGCCTAAAGCCATCCCAGTCAGCACGAGCAGCTTTTTTTGACAAGCCTGGTAACACTACGGTTGCCAAGGCTACCCCAAACACACCCAACGGAAACTCCATTAAACGGTCTGAGTAATACAACCAAGACACACTACCAGTCACCAAAAAAGACGCCAAAATGGTATCAACCAATAAATTAATTTGCGCCACTGAAACCCCAAATAAAGCAGGCAGCATCAAGCGTTTAACCTCACCAACACCGGGATCAGTGGCCAGAGTAGGTTTAGGTAGCAAGTTCATATGCCACAAAAACGGCAAATGAAATAACAACTGCACCAGACCTGCCAATAACACACCCCAAGCCAAGGCCATAATGGGCTCTTCGAGTTGTGGTGCCAACCAAATGGCACAACCAATCAATACCAGATTTAACCAAACGGGGGTAAATGCGGGTACCGCAAATTTGTTATAAGTATTCATCAAGGCCGACGACAAGGCCACCAGCGAAATCAACAGCAAATAGGGAAATGTCAACTGCAACATCGCCGTAGCTAATGCAAACTTTTCAGGATCGCTGCGAAAACCGGGCGCAAAAACAGTCATCCATAAGGATGCACCGAACACACCAAATAAAGTTAAGATCAATAGAATAAAGCCAAGTCGCAACCCAATCGCTGCCACTAAATGGCGAACAGCCTCATGACCACGATTCTCCTTGGTATCTGCCAACACCGGT
This Thiomicrospira cyclica ALM1 DNA region includes the following protein-coding sequences:
- the murJ gene encoding murein biosynthesis integral membrane protein MurJ: MIKATLNVGSMTFISRILGFVRDMVIARFFGASAGADAFFVAFKIPNFFRRLFAEGAFSQAFVPVLADTKENRGHEAVRHLVAAIGLRLGFILLILTLFGVFGASLWMTVFAPGFRSDPEKFALATAMLQLTFPYLLLISLVALSSALMNTYNKFAVPAFTPVWLNLVLIGCAIWLAPQLEEPIMALAWGVLLAGLVQLLFHLPFLWHMNLLPKPTLATDPGVGEVKRLMLPALFGVSVAQINLLVDTILASFLVTGSVSWLYYSDRLMEFPLGVFGVALATVVLPGLSKKAARADWDGFRRDLDFALKLVVLIAIPATLGLFLLAQPLLVTLFFYGEFTAFDVLMSSHSLMAYSLGLLGFILVKVLAPAFYARKDMKTPVKIAVVALVSNIILNLLLIGPLAHVGLALATSISAMLNAGLLYYFLLKQGVFCLQTPWRWFLLQVTLGLLVMVLVILLINPEHQAWLDFSAWQRVSWLLGIILLAILAYLAAMVAVGFRPKAFLRQLKNREESSLNADELG